In one window of Pseudodesulfovibrio sediminis DNA:
- a CDS encoding response regulator transcription factor, translated as MNIYALLVEDDIDLAASLIEYLELEGITCDHAANGVHGLQLARETNYDVIVLDLMLPKLDGLSLCSNLRRDGLDVPVLMITARDTLDDKIEGFESGSDDYLVKPFALKELLLRVQALAKRRSSQPRKYVIGNLEVDMQQHQAIRAGTILTLSPKEWALLEYMAKTSPNVALRDEIQRAVWGEVLPESNSLKVHMHNLRQKVDKPFAYPLIQTVPGVGFVIKDPSEV; from the coding sequence ATGAATATATACGCATTGCTGGTGGAAGATGATATTGATCTTGCCGCCTCACTCATAGAATACCTTGAATTGGAAGGTATCACCTGTGATCATGCCGCCAATGGCGTCCACGGTCTTCAGCTTGCACGGGAAACCAACTACGATGTCATCGTACTCGATCTCATGCTGCCCAAACTCGACGGCCTGAGCCTCTGCTCAAACCTGCGGCGCGACGGGTTGGATGTGCCTGTGCTGATGATCACCGCCCGAGACACGCTGGACGATAAAATCGAAGGATTTGAATCCGGATCGGACGATTATCTGGTCAAACCGTTTGCCCTCAAGGAGTTGCTGCTCCGCGTCCAGGCCCTGGCCAAACGCCGAAGCAGCCAGCCCAGAAAATATGTCATCGGCAACCTTGAGGTGGACATGCAGCAACATCAGGCCATCCGGGCAGGGACCATCTTGACCCTGTCTCCCAAGGAGTGGGCCTTGCTTGAATACATGGCAAAAACAAGCCCGAATGTTGCCCTGCGAGACGAGATACAACGGGCCGTCTGGGGTGAAGTCCTGCCTGAAAGCAACAGCCTCAAGGTGCACATGCACAACTTACGGCAAAAAGTGGACAAGCCGTTTGC